One Coffea arabica cultivar ET-39 chromosome 5c, Coffea Arabica ET-39 HiFi, whole genome shotgun sequence DNA window includes the following coding sequences:
- the LOC140004329 gene encoding probable WRKY transcription factor 2 yields MQVSWFSRTNFFIEHSPPLDEQQEDDADQRGGGDQNISGAPAEDGYNWRKYGQKQVKGSEYPRSYYKCTHPNCPVKKKVERSQEGHITEIIYKGAHNHPKPPPNRRSALGSSNALSDLQVENSEQVAMGADGNPGWTTMQKGNFDWRHDNLEETSSAALGPEYGNGTTSLQAQNGSQLESGDGVDGSSTFSNDEDDEDRGTHGSVSLGYDEGDESESKRRKIESYASDMSGATRAIREPRVVVQTTSEVDILDDGYRWRKYGQKVVKGNPNPRSYYKCTSAGCTVRKHVERASHDLKSVITTYEGKHNHDVPAARNSSHVNSGISGTLPAQAGAAVQSHVHRPEPSQLHNSMAQFERPPLGSFALPGRPPLGPTHSFGFGMNQQGLPNMTLAGLGPPNQGKIPALPVHPYLGQPRPMNEMGHLLPKGEPKMEPMSDPGLNLSNGSSVYHMSRLPLGR; encoded by the exons ATGCAAGTGAGTTGGTTTTCAAGAACAAATTTTTTTATAGAGCATTCTCCACCTCTTGATGAGCAACAAGAAGATGATGCAGATCAAAGGGGAGGTGGAGATCAAAATATTAGCGGTGCCCCAGCTGAAGATGGTTATAATTGGAGAAAATATGGCCAGAAACAAGTAAAAGGAAGTGAATATCCACGGAGTTATTACAAGTGCACGCATCCAAATTGCCCGGTCAAGAAAAAAGTGGAAAGATCACAAGAGGGTCACATTACAGAGATCATCTACAAGGGGGCACATAATCATCCAAAACCTCCGCCCAACCGCAGATCTGCTCTTGGATCCTCCAACGCACTTAGTGACTTGCAGGTAGAGAATAGTGAGCAAGTTGCAATGGGTGCCGATGGCAATCCTGGATGGACAACCatgcaaaaaggaaattttgacTGGAGGCATGACAATCTTGAGGAGACATCATCTGCCGCATTGGGTCCAGAATATGGCAACGGAACTACCTCTTTACAGGCTCAGAATGGCAGCCAACTTGAATCAGGAGATGGAGTAGATGGATCTTCTACTTTTTcaaatgatgaagatgatgaggaCCGTGGAACACATGGCAGTGTTTCATTAGGCTATGACGAAGGAGATGAGTCAGAGTCCAAAAGAAG gaaaattgagagttaTGCAAGTGACATGAGTGGGGCCACCAGAGCCATCAGGGAGCCTAGGGTGGTTGTCCAAACCACCAGTGAGGTGGATATCCTCGACGATGGGTACCGCTGGCGCAAGTATGGGCAAAAAGTTGTGAAAGGAAACCCTAATCCAAG GAGTTACTACAAATGCACGAGTGCAGGATGCACAGTCAGGAAACATGTGGAGAGGGCCTCACACGACCTGAAATCAGTTATAACTACGTATGAAGGGAAGCACAATCATGACGTTCCTGCAGCTCGAAACAGCAGTCATGTTAATTCTGGGATTTCCGGCACCCTTCCTGCCCAAGCTGGTGCTGCTGTTCAAAGTCATGTGCACAGGCCTGAGCCCTCACAACTTCATAACAGCATGGCGCAATTTGAAAGGCCTCCTCTTGGTTCATTTGCCTTGCCTGGGAGGCCCCCTCTAGGGCCTACTCATAGCTTTGGTTTTGGAATGAACCAACAGGGATTACCCAATATGACATTGGCTGGATTGGGTCCTCCGAATCAAGGCAAAATACCTGCTCTCCCAGTTCATCCGTATCTAGGGCAGCCCCGCCCAATGAATGAAATGGGTCATTTGCTTCCCAAAGGAGAACCTAAGATGGAGCCGATGTCAGATCCTGGGTTGAACCTCTCCAATGGCTCATCGGTTTATCACATGAGTAGGTTGCCCCTCGGACGATAG